The following are encoded together in the Primulina tabacum isolate GXHZ01 chromosome 18, ASM2559414v2, whole genome shotgun sequence genome:
- the LOC142533967 gene encoding amino acid transporter AVT6A-like isoform X1 yields MPFADRKHRRTQRSAPLLPKDHGGGEFDGASFSGAVFNLSTTIVGAGIMALPETLKQLGAIPGLMAIVLAGMLTYKSIEMILRFSRAAKTGSYSGLAGDAFSGAGRNLLQFCIVLNNLGMLVVYMIIIEITSFIWFFWHGEIAKLDHMLPGSGDVLSETWSQGVHHTGVMEERFGLHWWTTRRSILLLTTIFVFAPLISFKRIDSLRYTSALSVALAVVFVVIIAGVAVIKLIGGSIGMPLLLPDLVDQAAFWKLFTTVPVLVTAYICHHNIHPIENELKDPSQMKSIVQTSITLCTSAYVATSFFGFLLFGNQTMDDVLANFDGDLGIPFSSLLNDIVRVSYAIHLMLVFPIIFFSLRLNIDGILFPYAIPIAYDNRRFFSVTLCLMAFIFMGANSIPSIWDAFQFTGATATVSVGFIFPAAIALRDTHGIATKNDRVVSWIMILLAVSSSTVAICSDIYSAVKDSRGKTPELYL; encoded by the exons ATGCCCTTCGCGGATCGGAAGCACCGCCGGACCCAGAGGTCCGCCCCGCTCCTCCCGAAGGACCATGGAGGCGGAGAATTCGACGGTGCTTCTTTCTCCGGCGCGGTCTTTAATCTCTCCACCACTATTGTCGGTGCCGGAATCATGGCCCTCCCGGAGACGCTCAAACAACTCGGCGCGATCCCGGGTTTGATGGCCATCGTATTGGCTGGAATGCTGACGtataaatccatagaaatgATCCTTCGGTTCAGCAGAGCCGCCAAGACCGGTTCGTATTCCGGTCTAGCTGGTGACGCGTTCTCTGGAGCCGGTCGCAATCTTCTTCAGTTCTGTATCGTCCTTAATAATCTTGGCATGCTGGTGGTTTATATGATTATTATAG AAATTACTTCATTCATCTGGTTCTTCTGGCACGGGGAGATTGCAAAGCTAGACCACATGTTACCCGGCTCTG GCGATGTGTTATCAGAGACATGGTCACAAGGAGTGCACCATACGGGTGTAATGGAAGAAAGGTTTGGTCTTCACTGGTGGACCACACGCCGTTCCATATTGCTCCTCACAACCATCTTTGTTTTTGCCCCTTTGATTTCTTTCAAGCGTATCG ATTCTTTACGATACACTTCAGCATTGTCGGTGGCCTTGGCTGTTGTGTTTGTGGTGATTATAGCAGGAGTAGCTGTTATCAAATTGATAGGTGGAAGCATTGGAATGCCTCTACTACTGCCTGATCTTGTTGATCAAGCAGCTTTCTGGAAACTTTTCACCACAGTTCCTGTACTTGTCACTGCGTATATTTGTCACCATAATA TTCATCCAATAGAGAATGAGCTAAAAGACCCCTCGCAGATGAAGTCAATAGTTCAGACCTCAATCACTCTGTGCACTTCAGCATATGTAGCAACCAGTTTCTTTGGATTTCTCCTCTTCGGGAATCAAACAATGGATGATGTTCTTGCGAATTTTGATGGAGATCTCGGTATCCCGTTTAGCTCGTTGCTTAATGACATTGTGAGAGTAAGCTATGCCATTCACTTGATGCTTGTATTTCCGATCATCTTCTTCTCTCTTCGTCTCAACATCGATGGTATCCTATTCCCATATGCCATTCCCATTGCATATGATAACCGGAGATTCTTTTCAGTGACACTATGTCTCATGGCCTTTATCTTCATGGGAGCAAATTCCATCCCTAGTATATGGGATGCTTTCCAGTTTACTGGTGCGACAGCTACTGTTTCCGTTGGTTTTATTTTCCCTGCTGCCATTGCCCTCAG GGATACTCATGGAATTGCAACAAAAAACGACAGGGTAGTTTCTTGGATCATGATACTTTTGGCTGTGTCTTCCAGCACTGTGGCCATCTGCAGCGATATTTACAGTGCTGTTAAGGATAG CCGGGGAAAAACACCTGAACTATACTTGTAA
- the LOC142533966 gene encoding putative xyloglucan glycosyltransferase 12, translating to MAPSLYWWAKETHRGTPVVVKMESPNNWSMVELESPSEEDFMYPTGAVPKGGRNKNAKQTTWVLLLKAHKAAGCLTSIAAAFFSLAASVRRRIADGRTDSTDTSEAENPAVKSRFVTCIKVFLCFSLILLGFEISAYFKGWDFGAPDLQLQYLFTLTNLLTVKGVFDSLYLRWVLIRVEYLAPPLQFLINVCIILFLIQSVDRLILCLGCFWIKFKNLEPVAKQELVDESGDGGGYFPMVLVQIPMCNEKEVYQQSIAAVCNLDWPKGRMLIQILDDSDDPTTQLLIEEEVHKWQQNGANIIYRHRVVRNGYKAGNLKSAMGCSYIKDYEFVTIFDADFQPFTDFLKRTMPHFKDNAELGLVQARWSFVNKDENLLTRLQLINLAFHFEVEQQVNGVFLNFFGFNGTAGVWRIKALEESGGWLERTTVEDMDIAVRAHLHGWKFVFLNDVECQCELPESYEAYRKQQHRWHSGPMQLFRLCLPAIIRSKISVWKKANIIFLFFLLRKLVLPFYSFTLFCVILPMTMFIPEATLPSWVVCYIPAAMSFLNILPAPKSFPFIVPYLLFENTMSVTKFNAMISGLFQLGSAYEWVVTKKSGRSSEGDLVSLVDRQPMPQRVSSEPNLDEIRVEMKVQGERDRMKKKHNRIYTKELALAFLLLTASVRSLMSAQGIHFYFLLFQGVSFLLVGLDLIGEQV from the exons ATGGCCCCATCCTTGTATTGGTGGGCAAAGGAAACTCACAGGGGGACCCCTGTAGTTGTGAAGATGGAGAGCCCAAATAATTGGTCAATGGTGGAGCTAGAATCCCCCTCGGAAGAAGACTTCATGTACCCAACCGGCGCCGTTCCAAAGGGCGGCCGTAACAAGAACGCCAAGCAGACCACTTGGGTTCTTCTCCTCAAAGCCCATAAAGCCGCCGGTTGTCTCACCTCCATCGCCGCTGCATTTTTCTCCCTCGCCGCCAGCGTTCGCCGCCGAATCGCCGATGGAAGGACCGACTCCACCGACACGTCGGAGGCAGAAAACCCTGCCGTCAAGTCGAGATTCGTTACCTGCATTAAAGTCTTCCTTTGTTTTTCTTTAATCCTACTAGGCTTTGAAATATCTGCTTATTTCAAAGGGTGGGATTTTGGGGCTCCAGATCTCCAATTGCAGTATCTTTTTACGCTAACAAATCTTTTAACCGTGAAGGGTGTGTTTGATTCGCTTTATTTGAGGTGGGTTCTGATCAGAGTCGAGTATCTTGCTCCACCGCTTCAGTTCTTGATCAATGTCTGTATAATTCTCTTCCTTATCCAAAGCGTGGATAGGCTAATTCTGTGTCTGGGATGCTTctggatcaaattcaagaatctCGAACCAGTAGCCAAACAAGAACTTGTCGATGAGTCTGGTGATGGGGGTGGCTATTTCCCCATGGTCTTGGTTCAGATACCAATGTGCAATGAAAAAGAG GTTTATCAGCAATCTATTGCAGCCGTGTGCAATTTGGACTGGCCAAAAGGGAGAATGCTGATTCAAATCTTAGATGATTCGGATGATCCGACAACCCAGTTGTTGATCGAAGAAGAAGTACATAAATGGCAGCAGAATGGTGCCAACATCATATACAGGCATAGAGTTGTTAGGAATGGATATAAGGCTGGCAATCTTAAATCTGCCATGGGTTGTAGCTATATTAAAGATTACGAATTTGTCACCATATTTGATGCTGATTTTCAGCCTTTCACGGATTTTCTTAAAAGAACTATGCCTCATTTTAAG GATAATGCGGAACTAGGATTGGTTCAGGCAAGGTGGTCTTTCGTGAACAAGGACGAAAATCTACTAACAAGGTTGCAGCTCATTAATTTAGCATTTCATTTCGAAGTGGAGCAGCAGGTTAATGGAGTTTTTCTCAACTTTTTCGGGTTTAATGGGACTGCTGGGGTGTGGAGGATAAAGGCGTTGGAAGAATCCGGCGGTTGGTTGGAGAGAACCACTGTCGAAGATATGGACATTGCAGTACGAGCCCACCTTCATGGTTGGAAATTCGTTTTCCTCAATGATGTTGAG TGCCAGTGTGAGTTGCCCGAATCTTATGAAGCATATAGGAAGCAGCAGCATAGATGGCATTCAGGGCCGATGCAATTGTTCCGACTCTGTTTGCCAGCCATTATCCGTTCAAAG ATAAGCGTTTGGAAGAAAGCCAACATCATATTTCTCTTCTTCTTGCTAAGAAAACTCGTACTCCCGTTTTACTCTTTCACCCTTTTCTGCGTCATTCTTCCAATGACCATGTTCATCCCGGAGGCGACCCTTCCATCATGGGTTGTGTGTTACATTCCCGCGGCAATGTCATTTCTTAACATTCTTCCGGCACCCAAATCTTTCCCCTTCATTGTTCCTTACTTGTTATTCGAGAACACAATGTCGGTAACCAAGTTCAATGCCATGATCTCCGGCCTTTTCCAACTTGGATCTGCATATGAATGGGTCGTCACGAAAAAATCCGGGCGTTCATCTGAGGGGGATCTGGTATCATTGGTTGATAGACAGCCGATGCCTCAAAGGGTTAGCTCAGAGCCGAATTTAGATGAAATTAGAGTGGAAATGAAGGTGCAAGGAGAAAGGGATCGTATGAAAAAGAAGCATAATAGGATATATACCAAGGAGTTGGCCTTGGCATTTCTGTTGTTGACAGCTTCAGTAAGAAGCTTAATGTCTGCACAAGGGATCCATTTTTACTTCTTGCTATTCCAAGGCGTGTCGTTCTTGCTCGTGGGGCTAGACTTGATAGGCGAGCAGGTATAA
- the LOC142533511 gene encoding transcription factor bHLH76-like isoform X2, whose amino-acid sequence MDRGVVMASCEIEPFYGSNWDSITSVNRGGNLENSSYFAQNEFNDPHYSPVLENQILARSSHLVHFPSDPNLLDLVAKAPSFGSGCFSEMDNSFGNIHSSFAQNNGVSTQSASRNGAIYLDQCQTSEHRVFGDSFNGKWKRKVSFGASFKNAEEHGKDASEDTESPGEHDEMNKKFGPNCSTNLRGKQGVEQAKNNAVVAEPSKENYLHMRAKRGHATSSHSLAERVRRERISERMKLLQELVPGCNKITGKAVMLDEIINYVQSLQHQVEILNSQGGNANTHGINPGLNPSHTLRGFSHGSFNGLPGTVQPFCPLPHTLFDDELRSILQTGSGSNAARDKRDVNDDGAM is encoded by the exons ATGGATAGAGGGGTGGTAATGGCTTCGTGTGAAATAGAGCCTTTTTATGGATCTAACTGGGATTCAATTACGTCGGTAAATCGGGGTGGGAATCTTGAAAATTCGTCATATTTTGCTCAAAATGAGTTTAATGATCCACATTACTCACCTGTGCTAGAAAATCAGATTCTGGCAAGATCGTCCCATCTGGTTCATTTCCCATCTGATCCTAATCTGCTTGATTTGGTGGCAAAGGCTCCCAGCTTTGGAAGTGGATGCTTTTCAGAAATGGACAATTCATTTGGCAACATCCACTCAAGTTTTGCTCAAAATAATGGAGTTAGTACTCAGAGCGCTTCAAGAAATGGTGCAATTTATCTGGATCAGTGCCAAACCTCGGAACATAGGGTATTTGGAGATTCCTTCAATGGGAAGTGGAAAAGAAAAGTGTCGTTTGGAGCATCATTTAAG AATGCTGAAGAACATGGTAAGGATGCCTCTGAGGATACTGAATCACCTGGAGAACATGacgaaatgaataaaaaattcgGTCCAAATTGTTCCACAAATTTACGGGGTAAGCAAGGTGTCGAGCAAGCTAAAAATAATGCTGTTGTTGCCGAACCTTCTAAAGAAAATTACCTTCATATGAGAGCTAAAAGGGGACATGCCACGAGTAGTCACAGTCTTGCAGAAAGG GTTAGGAGGGAGAGGATTAGTGAGAGGATGAAATTGCTGCAAGAACTGGTCCCGGGATGCAACAAG ATCACTGGGAAAGCAGTTATGCTTGATGAGATTATCAACTATGTGCAATCACTCCAGCATCAGGTTGAG ATACTTAACTCGCAAGGTGGCAATGCAAACACACATGGAATCAACCCTGGACTGAACCCATCTCACACTCTTCGAGGATTTTCACATGGCAGCTTCAATGGACTCCCGGGCACCGTTCAGCCGTTCTGCCCCTTACCACAT ACTCTATTTGACGATGAACTCCGAAGTATCCTTCAAACAGGATCCGGTTCCAATGCAGCCAGGGATAAAAG AGATGTAAACGACGACGGAGCTATGTAA
- the LOC142533511 gene encoding transcription factor bHLH76-like isoform X1, with product MDRGVVMASCEIEPFYGSNWDSITSVNRGGNLENSSYFAQNEFNDPHYSPVLENQILARSSHLVHFPSDPNLLDLVAKAPSFGSGCFSEMDNSFGNIHSSFAQNNGVSTQSASRNGAIYLDQCQTSEHRVFGDSFNGKWKRKVSFGASFKNAEEHGKDASEDTESPGEHDEMNKKFGPNCSTNLRGKQGVEQAKNNAVVAEPSKENYLHMRAKRGHATSSHSLAERVRRERISERMKLLQELVPGCNKITGKAVMLDEIINYVQSLQHQVEFLSMKLATLNPELKVDIDQILSKTILNSQGGNANTHGINPGLNPSHTLRGFSHGSFNGLPGTVQPFCPLPHTLFDDELRSILQTGSGSNAARDKRDVNDDGAM from the exons ATGGATAGAGGGGTGGTAATGGCTTCGTGTGAAATAGAGCCTTTTTATGGATCTAACTGGGATTCAATTACGTCGGTAAATCGGGGTGGGAATCTTGAAAATTCGTCATATTTTGCTCAAAATGAGTTTAATGATCCACATTACTCACCTGTGCTAGAAAATCAGATTCTGGCAAGATCGTCCCATCTGGTTCATTTCCCATCTGATCCTAATCTGCTTGATTTGGTGGCAAAGGCTCCCAGCTTTGGAAGTGGATGCTTTTCAGAAATGGACAATTCATTTGGCAACATCCACTCAAGTTTTGCTCAAAATAATGGAGTTAGTACTCAGAGCGCTTCAAGAAATGGTGCAATTTATCTGGATCAGTGCCAAACCTCGGAACATAGGGTATTTGGAGATTCCTTCAATGGGAAGTGGAAAAGAAAAGTGTCGTTTGGAGCATCATTTAAG AATGCTGAAGAACATGGTAAGGATGCCTCTGAGGATACTGAATCACCTGGAGAACATGacgaaatgaataaaaaattcgGTCCAAATTGTTCCACAAATTTACGGGGTAAGCAAGGTGTCGAGCAAGCTAAAAATAATGCTGTTGTTGCCGAACCTTCTAAAGAAAATTACCTTCATATGAGAGCTAAAAGGGGACATGCCACGAGTAGTCACAGTCTTGCAGAAAGG GTTAGGAGGGAGAGGATTAGTGAGAGGATGAAATTGCTGCAAGAACTGGTCCCGGGATGCAACAAG ATCACTGGGAAAGCAGTTATGCTTGATGAGATTATCAACTATGTGCAATCACTCCAGCATCAGGTTGAG TTTTTGTCGATGAAGCTAGCAACTTTAAATCCAGAACTGAAAGTGGATATAGACCAGATCTTATCAAAAACT ATACTTAACTCGCAAGGTGGCAATGCAAACACACATGGAATCAACCCTGGACTGAACCCATCTCACACTCTTCGAGGATTTTCACATGGCAGCTTCAATGGACTCCCGGGCACCGTTCAGCCGTTCTGCCCCTTACCACAT ACTCTATTTGACGATGAACTCCGAAGTATCCTTCAAACAGGATCCGGTTCCAATGCAGCCAGGGATAAAAG AGATGTAAACGACGACGGAGCTATGTAA
- the LOC142533967 gene encoding amino acid transporter AVT6A-like isoform X2 — translation MPFADRKHRRTQRSAPLLPKDHGGGEFDGASFSGAVFNLSTTIVGAGIMALPETLKQLGAIPGLMAIVLAGMLTYKSIEMILRFSRAAKTGSYSGLAGDAFSGAGRNLLQFCIVLNNLGMLVVYMIIIGDVLSETWSQGVHHTGVMEERFGLHWWTTRRSILLLTTIFVFAPLISFKRIDSLRYTSALSVALAVVFVVIIAGVAVIKLIGGSIGMPLLLPDLVDQAAFWKLFTTVPVLVTAYICHHNIHPIENELKDPSQMKSIVQTSITLCTSAYVATSFFGFLLFGNQTMDDVLANFDGDLGIPFSSLLNDIVRVSYAIHLMLVFPIIFFSLRLNIDGILFPYAIPIAYDNRRFFSVTLCLMAFIFMGANSIPSIWDAFQFTGATATVSVGFIFPAAIALRDTHGIATKNDRVVSWIMILLAVSSSTVAICSDIYSAVKDSRGKTPELYL, via the exons ATGCCCTTCGCGGATCGGAAGCACCGCCGGACCCAGAGGTCCGCCCCGCTCCTCCCGAAGGACCATGGAGGCGGAGAATTCGACGGTGCTTCTTTCTCCGGCGCGGTCTTTAATCTCTCCACCACTATTGTCGGTGCCGGAATCATGGCCCTCCCGGAGACGCTCAAACAACTCGGCGCGATCCCGGGTTTGATGGCCATCGTATTGGCTGGAATGCTGACGtataaatccatagaaatgATCCTTCGGTTCAGCAGAGCCGCCAAGACCGGTTCGTATTCCGGTCTAGCTGGTGACGCGTTCTCTGGAGCCGGTCGCAATCTTCTTCAGTTCTGTATCGTCCTTAATAATCTTGGCATGCTGGTGGTTTATATGATTATTATAG GCGATGTGTTATCAGAGACATGGTCACAAGGAGTGCACCATACGGGTGTAATGGAAGAAAGGTTTGGTCTTCACTGGTGGACCACACGCCGTTCCATATTGCTCCTCACAACCATCTTTGTTTTTGCCCCTTTGATTTCTTTCAAGCGTATCG ATTCTTTACGATACACTTCAGCATTGTCGGTGGCCTTGGCTGTTGTGTTTGTGGTGATTATAGCAGGAGTAGCTGTTATCAAATTGATAGGTGGAAGCATTGGAATGCCTCTACTACTGCCTGATCTTGTTGATCAAGCAGCTTTCTGGAAACTTTTCACCACAGTTCCTGTACTTGTCACTGCGTATATTTGTCACCATAATA TTCATCCAATAGAGAATGAGCTAAAAGACCCCTCGCAGATGAAGTCAATAGTTCAGACCTCAATCACTCTGTGCACTTCAGCATATGTAGCAACCAGTTTCTTTGGATTTCTCCTCTTCGGGAATCAAACAATGGATGATGTTCTTGCGAATTTTGATGGAGATCTCGGTATCCCGTTTAGCTCGTTGCTTAATGACATTGTGAGAGTAAGCTATGCCATTCACTTGATGCTTGTATTTCCGATCATCTTCTTCTCTCTTCGTCTCAACATCGATGGTATCCTATTCCCATATGCCATTCCCATTGCATATGATAACCGGAGATTCTTTTCAGTGACACTATGTCTCATGGCCTTTATCTTCATGGGAGCAAATTCCATCCCTAGTATATGGGATGCTTTCCAGTTTACTGGTGCGACAGCTACTGTTTCCGTTGGTTTTATTTTCCCTGCTGCCATTGCCCTCAG GGATACTCATGGAATTGCAACAAAAAACGACAGGGTAGTTTCTTGGATCATGATACTTTTGGCTGTGTCTTCCAGCACTGTGGCCATCTGCAGCGATATTTACAGTGCTGTTAAGGATAG CCGGGGAAAAACACCTGAACTATACTTGTAA
- the LOC142533574 gene encoding AP2-like ethylene-responsive transcription factor ANT, with amino-acid sequence MRMEANNTTNGVATASFCLSSSHLHNSALCYGVAENGVFHSPLSVMPLKSDGSLCIMEALSRSQSGAMVPNSSPKLENLLGGAMMANHQYGSTASPQRDAMVLSLDSAFYNQEPYRQQNHFYSGLKCTTMYQTTEEQPNILEDVIPCLKTWMDQNQVHENQVNNSNNDDLVNDRVVMECGNLQSLTLSMSPGSQSSCVTASRYISPTETNEGVTVETKKRGLEKIPQKQTVHRKSIDTFGQRTSQYRGVTRHRWTGRYEAHLWDNSCKKEGQTRKGRQVYLGGYDMEEKAARAYDLAALKYWGASTHINFPLENYHHELEEMKNMTRQEQVAHLRRRSSGFSRGASMYRGVTRHHQHGRWQARIGRVAGNKDLYLGTFSTQEEAAEAYDIAAIKFRGANAVTNFDISRYAVEKIMASNTLPTGEIARRNNDREPNAEVPAIEYNTVVPGNAECAQVKSVGNVPDWKIVLHSKGNPTTEPNHERTMNIGNYQNSPFSFGLHDLICIDSSHSMVDESGTHVIQHLLNPSSLVTSLSSSREASPDRKLTPMVFANLGSSKINSWIPTAPLRPVPLTMAQLPVFASWDDARM; translated from the exons ATGAGAATGGAGGCTAACAATACCACTAATGGGGTTGCAACAGCAAGCTTCTGTCTTTCTTCTTCTCACCTTCACAATTCTGCACTGTGTTATGGTGTAGCTGAAAATGGTGTCTTTCACTCCCCATTGTCAGTAATGCCACTCAAATCTGATGGCTCTCTTTGCATTATGGAAGCTCTTTCTAGATCACAATCCGGAG CTATGGTGCCTAATTCTTCTCCAAAACTTGAAAACTTATTGGGGGGTGCAATGATGGCGAATCATCAATATGGCTCCACCGCCTCTCCTCAAAGGGATGCCATGGTTTTAAGCCTAGACAGCGCATTTTACAATCAAGAACCTTATAGACAGCAGAATCATTTCTATTCTGGCCTTAAGTGCACCACCATGTACCAAACGACTGAGGAGCAGCCCAATATTCTTGAGGATGTAATTCCATGTTTGAAAACATGGATGGATCAAAATCAAGTACATGAGAATCAGGTCAATAACAGCAATAATGATGATTTGGTTAATGATAGGGTTGTGATGGAATGTGGAAATTTACAATCCTTAACTTTATCCATGAGTCCTGGTTCCCAGTCAAGCTGTGTTACTGCTTCAAGGTACATTTCACCCACTGAAACTAATGAGGGTGTAACCGTGGAAACTAAGAAGAGAGGGCTTGAGAAAATACCTCAGAAGCAAACAGTTCACAGGAAATCTATTGATACATTTGGACAGAGGACTTCACAGTACAGAGGTGTGACAAG GCATAGGTGGACAGGTCGATATGAAGCTCATTTGTGGGATAACAGCTGCAAGAAAGAGGGGCAAACCAGAAAAGGAAGGCAAG TTTATCTTG GAGGATATGATATGGAAGAGAAAGCTGCAAGAGCTTATGATCTTGCTGCTCTTAAGTATTGGGGTGCTTCAACCCACATCAACTTTCCG TTGGAAAACTACCATCATGAACTCGAGGAGATGAAAAACATGACTCGGCAAGAGCAAGTCGCTCACTTAAGAAG GAGGAGTAGTGGATTTTCAAGAGGTGCTTCTATGTACAGAGGCGTCACAAG GCATCATCAGCATGGCAGGTGGCAAGCTAGGATTGGTCGAGTTGCCGGTAACAAAGACCTCTATCTAGGAACTTTCA GTACTCAAGAAGAAGCTGCTGAAGCTTATGATATTGCTGCAATAAAATTCCGCGGCGCAAATGCTGTCACTAACTTTGATATATCTCGGTACGCTGTGGAGAAAATCATGGCGAGTAACACATTGCCTACCGGAGAGATAGCAAGGCGAAACAATGACAGGGAGCCTAATGCAGAGGTGCCGGCCATTGAGTACAACACGGTCGTTCCAGGCAACGCGGAATGTGCCCAAGTCAAAAGCGTAGGAAACGTCCCTGATTGGAAAATCGTGCTGCACAGTAAAGGAAATCCAACAACAGAACCGAATCATGAGAGAACCATGAACATAGGGAACTATCAAAATTCTCCATTCTCGTTCGGTCTGCATGATCTGATATGCATTGACTCTAGCCACTCGATGGTGGATGAATCGGGTACTCATGTGATTCAACACTTGTTGAATCCATCTTCTCTAGTCACGAGTCTTAGCAGCTCAAGGGAGGCCAGCCCAGACAGAAAACTAACCCCTATGGTGTTTGCAAATTTGGGTTCAAGCAAGATCAATTCCTGGATCCCAACTGCACCGCTGAGGCCCGTGCCACTCACTATGGCTCAGTTGCCTGTTTTTGCGTCGTGGGACGATGCACGAATGTAA
- the LOC142533328 gene encoding uncharacterized protein LOC142533328, which produces MVPLLSQAAGGRGGALLSSTHQSSLQFANPVPPLFSKHGRNFSVSRRLKPLTLANAAESSSGGAATKPASSTTIPVNDQGPSSISLVGPENVPLEGVIQFEKPNSFSLLAKWGLVTVLAGGDVAALLLFSAIGRYSHGFSVLDFETFKTADPFIAGWFLSAYFLGGYEEDGRGMNGLFKAVFAAAKSWAVGIPLGLIIRAASIGHTPPTNFILVTMGSTAVLLIGWRTLLFSIFPANNGKKDGAYKRGNPFELFELLTSLVRRW; this is translated from the exons ATGGTGCCTCTGCTTAGCCAGGCAGCCGGTGGCCGCGGTGGAGCGTTGCTTTCCTCCACACATCAATCCTCCCTTCAATTCGCTAACCCAGTACCGCCTCTTTTCTCCAAACACGGCCGCAATTTCTCTGTTTCGCGCCGCCTCAAGCCCCTGACCCTCGCTAATGCCGCCGAGTCTTCTAGCGGTGGTGCTGCCACTAAGCCGGCCTCCTCTACCACCATTCCTGTAAACGACCAAGGCCCTAGCTCTATCTCCCTGGTGGGTCCGGAAAATGTCCCACTTGAAGGTGTTATTCAGTTCGAAAAACCAAATTCTTTTTCCCTGCTTGCTAAATGGGG TCTCGTCACTGTTTTGGCTGGGGGTGATGTGGCGGCGCTGCTTTTGTTCTCTGCAATCGGAAGATATAGTCATGGATTCTCTGTTTTAGATTTTGAAACCTTCAAAACGGCGGATCCTTTCATTGCTG GGTGGTTTTTGAGTGCTTATTTTCTTGGCGGATACGAGGAGGATGGCCGAGGAATGAATGGTTTGTTTAAGGCTGTTTTTGCAGCTGCCAAGTCCTGGGCTGTTGGCATACCG TTGGGGTTAATCATTCGTGCGGCCTCTATAGGCCACACACCACCGACCAATTTCATTTTAGTCACCATGGGCAGCACTGCTGTGTTACTGATTGGATGGCGAACATTGTTGTTTAGCATTTTCCCTGCTAACAATGGCAAGAAAGATGGTGCATACAAGCGCGGCAATCCATTTGAATTGTTTGAG CTTCTTACGTCGTTGGTGAGAAGATGGTGA